GCTTCCCGCAGATGGGCGACGGCTTCGGCGGCGATGGTGTCGGCGTCATGGACATCACGCCGGTCCCTGACCCGTAACGAGTGCCAGTACAACCTGCCGATGCAGCGGTTGCTGTTGCGCCAGGCGACGCGCGCTCCATGGGCGAGTTCGGCCGCCGTGTGCCGGTAGGTGCCGGTCGCGTCGATCTCGGCGTGGACTGCGGCGATTCTGGAGGTCAGCGCGGCCTGCCCTCCGGCGGACGGGTGCTCCTGGTGGAACAGCCGCAGGAATTCCACTGCCTCCCGACGCAACGAGTCCGGGCTCGACGAAGCCCGGCCGTCCTGCCGGTGGGCGGCCTGCGGTCCGGGGTGCGCGGGGCACTGCCCCTGCGCCGCCCCTGCGCCCGCGGCGGGGCGCCCGTCGCCTGGCGCGGCTCGTGAGGGCCGGTCCTGGGGCGCGGCGGCTCGTCTGAGGAACTTCCGCATCATGGGCACCTCCGGGCCTGAACGGGGACGAGTAGTGCGGACGCCGGAACAGCGGACCATGGGAGACCGCCCACGATCAACGGCTGGTGATCGAATGATTACCGACCTTGGCTCACAGTTGACGAGCGGACTACCCCGTACGCCGGCTGATCCACCCCCCGGATGCCACATGCACGCGCCTCGTCCGCGACGGGCATCGGCGCCGGTTGCCAGGCACTGCGGTAAGGACGGCACGCGAAGCACCGTGGTCAGCCAGGTGGTGATCCGGTCCGGGTACGAACCCCGGCCGCTGCGCCGTAGACGTCAGGCGGGCATGAGCGGGGAGCGCGGCGATGAGCGCAACGGGTCCGCCAGACCGGCGAGCGCCTTCTCAAGACCGTGCAGGTGCATGAGCACCGCCTCGGCACCCGGGTGAGTGCGGCCCCCGGCCGCCAGGGTCTCGGCGAGCGGTCCGTCGGTCGCGGCGCCCGGTTCCTCAAGCGCGTGCACGGCGGCTTCCAGCCGCCAGCAGGCGGCGGCCAGACGGGCGTCGTGCGAGGCTTCGGGGTCTGCGGCGACCGCGATGAGTCCGCGCACCTCACGGGCGCAGTCGTCGAGCAGTCCGAGCACCTGCCGCGCCCGCGTGCCCCGGGCGCGGGAGGGGTTGAGGGGGTGGACCAGAGGCGCCAGGGACATCCGCACCCGGGCGAGGAGCAGTTCCAGTTCGGCGGCGTGCACGGCCGGATCGGCGCTCTCGTCCCCGGCGAGCCGGTCCATCGACGCTGTGGTGCAGGCATGCACGCAGCGGACGGCTCTGCGGATCCAGGCGTTGGTGGCTGTGTGCGTGGTGATCGGCAGCACGAACGCCACGGCCAGCAGCGCGCCCAAGGCGCCCACGCAGGTCTCGGCGAGCCGCAGCGCCAGCAGGCTGGGTTCCAGCACCCCGAGCAACCCGTACAGAAGGGAGGCCAGCACGGTGACGGACAGCATCATCCAGCTGTACGAGACCGGTGCGCTGTAGAAGATCCCGAAGACGCACATCGCCACGAGGACGGCCGTGGGGATCACGGCGCCCTGTACGGGAACGGCGACGAACAGGCCTGCGGCGACGCCCAGGACGGTGCCGAGGATCCTGCGGAACCCGCGGACCAGGGTCTCGCCGCGCGACGCAGTGTTGACGAAGATCCACCAGGCCGCGCCGACGGCCCAGTACCAGCGGTCCTGCGACAGCAGTTGGCCCACGGTGAGCGCGAACGCGCCGGCCGCCACCACCTGGGCGGCCTGCCGGGTGGTCGGTCGTTCGAGGCCCCGGCCGCCGGGCGGGAACGCCACGGCCGGCGGCGGCATTCGGCGCTCGTAGCACCAGACACCGAAGCGGACCGTGGACGCGGCGATCAGAGCGAGCGCGATGGCCGAGCACAACCCGGGCAGCTGCGCCGGCAGCGTACCCAAGAACTGCGCCACGAAGAACATCATGAACGCGAACACGCCCAGGGCATGGCCTCGCGCTCCCCAGCGCCGTACGTACACCGCCGCCCCCGCGACGGCGAGGAATGCCATGTCCCGCGCCAGTGGCTGTCCGTGGAGTTCCGCCGCGAGCACCAGCACGGGGACGCCCACGACGGGCAGCAGCGCCGTGGTCAGGGCCTGACCGGGAATCGCCGTATCGGTCACGGTGAAGAGGGCGAGCATCGCGGCGAGTCCGCCGGTGAGCACCGCGGGCAGCGGGTGCCCGGTCAGCGCGCAGGCGGCCACCGCCGACGCGACGCCGAGGACGGCCCGTAGGGCGCTGCGCAGACGCAGCAGACCCGGGTCCGGAGCCACGAACACCCTCTTGAGCACTGCTTCCCGCTCCTTCCTCTAGCGCCTCGTGGGCCTCGGCCGTGCCGTGGCAGGTGACGGCACGAAAAAGGCGCCGCGGGATCCCGCAGCGCCATCGACATGACTATGAGAGCATCTAGTGCCCCAGCGGCTCAAGTCGCACCGACTATGCTGAGCCATTGGTACAGTCGAGAGCCGTCCTGGTCAGCCCAGGCGAGCCATCGGCACAGGGAAGCCCCCATAATCCGGTGCGGCGGCGGCCTGAAAGGGGCGGACCGAAAATGGCCGTAGACGAGCTGGACACCCGAATCCTGCGCCTGCTCATCGAGCAGCCGCGCACCAGCGTGCGGGAGTACGCACGCATACTCGGAATCGCCCGGGGCACCCTCCAGGCCCGTATCGACCGCCTGGAGCGGGACGGCGTGATCATGGGCAGCGGGCCGTTCCTGTCCCCGACCGCGCTGGGACACCCGGTGCTGGCGTTCGTGCACATCGAGGTCACCCAGGGGCACCTGGACGAGGTGGGCGACGAGCTCGCCCAGGTGCCCGAGATCGTCGAAGCCTTCTCGATCACTGGCGGGGGCGACCTGCTGACCCGGGTGGTGGCTCGCGACAACGGTCATCTCGAGGACGTGATCCAGCGGCTGATCAATATGCCGGGCGTGGTCCGTACCCGTACCGAGATGGCCTTGCGCGAGCGCGTTCCGCAACGGCTGCTGCCGCTGGTGGAGTCGGTCGGCCGGGCTGCCCGGGCGCCTCACTGATAGTGCCGCGTCAGGCGATGTTCGCGGCGTTACCGAATCAACCGAGCAGGGCCTCTGCGACAGGGCGATCCGGCGGCTGGAGACCCCACCCCCTCGGCCCCGGAGAGCCGGGAGCGGGCCCGTGTACCGGGCGCCGCTCCTCGGCGGGCGAACCTTGCCCGACGCGGCACTGAGGCCTGTCCTGGAGGCTTGATCCCTTGGGTGGTGGCCGGCCACCGGGTGCGGAGCGGGCGCGCGGGGCCGGAGCCGTCCCGCGCCGTCGCGGACCGGCAGGGCACGGCAGGGCACGGCAAGGGCTACGAACGCCCTGAGCCGGAAACCTCCGCGGCGAAGGCCCGGCGGATCAATCGCCTCTGCCACGGCACCTCGACAGCGCGCGGATGGTGGTGCCGCCGCACCCATGTGACGGCTTCCCGGGGTTCCATGCCTTCGAAGACGCAGAAGACGGAGAGCGCCGTACCGGTCCGTCCGACGCCTCCCCCGCAGCAGATCTCCACGCGTTCACCCGCGGCCCGCCCGTAGGCGACACGGAGCTTGCGCAACGCGTCCACGGGGTCGGCGGGAAGCCGGAAGTCACGCCACGGGATCCAGAGGGACTCCCACAGGGGCTCGGGCGGCCGGTGATCCGTCAAGTGCACCGCGAACGTGGGGGTCTGCCCTTGCGGCAGGCCGTACCTGAGTCCGCGGCCGCGGACCATCCGGCCCGAAGGGAGCGTCAGCACCTTGGGGTCGCACGGGTTCCATGGCTCGGTCATGACGGATCCTCCCGCCCTGCGCAGCGCAGGGCCCGCGACAGCAGGGCGGAGACCTCCTTGAGCGGCTCCGAACGCATCATCTCCAAATGGTCGCAGCCCACCAGGCGGGTGTGGACGTTCCCGGTGACGAAACGCTGCCAGTCGTCCGCTGTCGGCGCTCCCGCCGGCCGTCCCTCGGTCGCGGTCAGATGGAGTACGTCCCCGACGAAGCGGCCCGGCGGCGCGGCCTCCACCAGGGCCGCCACAGCCTCCGCCGCACACGAGACCTCCGTGACGTCCCGAGGGTCCAGCCGCACATGCGGGCCGGCCTCCCGACGCAGCAGGTCGGCGATCTCCCGCGCGGTCGGGCCCCGCGTCCCATCGGCGACGGCCGGGTACGAGTCCAGCAGCGCGAGCAGCGCCGTCGGTTCACCGCACTGCTGCAACCGGCACGCCATTGCGTGGGCGATGTTCCCGCCCAGCGACCAGCCGAGAAGGTGGTAGGGGCCGTGCGGCTGTATCGCCCGGATCCGGGCGACGTATTCATCGATCAGCTCGGTGAAGCCCTTCGCCCGGCGACCCCTTCCGTGCCCGGCGGTGGATACCTGGATGGCGTGCACCGGCCGGTCGTCGCACACCGCCGCCAGACCCGCGTAGCTCCAGCCGAGTCCCGTGACGGGATGCACGCAGAACAGGGGAGCGCTCTCCCCCGCCGCTCGAAGCGTCAGCACGGGCTTGAGCGCGTCGACGGGGGCGGAAGGAGCCGATCCCACCGCGGCCGTCACTGCGGCGAGGCCGGCCGCGGTGGGCGCATCGAACAGAACCCTGATGGGCAGTTCGGCCCCCAGCAGCGCCGCGACCCGGCCCATGAGCCGGGTGGCCAGCAGCGAGTCGCCGCCCAGTTCGAAGAAGCCGTCGTCGAGTCCCACACCGTCCACGCCCAGCACTTCGCCGAACAGGTCGCAGAGGGTTCGCTCCCAGGGCGTCGCGGCGAGCTGAGGACGCCGTGACACCAGCGTGCCTCGGCGCGGTGCGGGAAGCGCACGCCGGTCCCGCTTGCCGTTGGCCGTGGCCGGCAACGACTCCAGGGAGACGTACGCCGCGGGCACCAGGTGGGCGGGCAGCGCGGCTTCCATGAATCCGCGCAGGTCGGCCGCGGCGACCTGCGCTCCCGAGTGCGGAACCACGTAGGCCACGAGGAGCCTGAGTCCCGGTTCGTCCTCACGCACAACGACGAGGGCCTGCGCAAGGGCGGGGTGAGCCGCGAGGACCGCCTCGACCTCCCCGAGCTCGATGCGGAATCCGCGCAGTTTCACCTGGTCGTCCCCGCGTCCGCGGAACTCCAGGCTCCCGTCGTCACGCCAGCGCACCAGGTCCCCTGAGCGGTACATGCGGATGCCCTCGCCGAAGGGGCACGCCACGAACCGCTCGGAGGTCGGCCCGGCCGCCGTGTATCCGCGTGCGAGTGCGGCCCCCGCGATGTACAGCTCGCCGGTCACGCCCGGCGGGACAGGTCGCAACCGCCGGTCGAGCACGTAGGCACGTACGTTGTCGAGCGGCCTGCCGATCACGGGTGTCGGTGCGGCCGTCATACGTACGGTGAGGGCTTCCACGGTGCACTCGGTCGGACCGTAGAAATTGTGGCCGCTGACGGCGGGCTCAGCCTGGATCCGCTGCCACAGCGCGTCGGGCACGGCCTCACCGCCCAGTACGAGGGTGGCGGGGGTGGACTCCGGTGTGGCGAGCAGCCCGTGGGCGAGCAGTTCGAGCGCGTACGTGGGCGTGGTGTCGAGGAGGTCGACACGGTGGCGTCCGATGTACGACACGAGGGCAGCGGGGTCGCGCCGGGTCGGCTCGTCCAGCAGATGCAGTCGGTGACCGGCGAACAGCGCGAGCAGTCCCGTCCAGGAGGCGTCGAAGGCGAGGGGTGCTGTGTTGGCCACCCGTGCCGCTGCCAGGCCCGTCGCGCGCACATGACCGGCGAACAGCCCGGTCCGGTGGCTGTGGAACAGGTTCGTGAGGGAACGGTGTTCGACCACCACGCCCTTGGGGGCGCCGGTCGATCCCGAGGTGTGCAGCACGTAGGCGGAATGGGTGGGCAGCAAGGGCACGGCCCTGTCCCGCTGGGTCGGGTCGTCCGTCCGCGCCGCGCCCTTCCCGTCCGTCCCCGTTCCGCACGGGCTCCCCGTCGCCTCATCGACCTCGACCGGCACCACTCGCGGTGCGGTCGTACCGAGCCGCGCGTACACGGTCTTCGTGGTGATCAGCGCCCGGGCCCGTGCGGTGTCGATGATCCGTGCGACGCGCACGGCCGGATCGCCTGCATCGACCGGCAGACAGGCGGCACCCGACTTCAGCACGGCCAGGACGGCGACGACGGAGGCGACCGACCGGTCCAACAGCACCCCGACACGGTCTTCGGGACCGATGCCCTGGGCGAGAAGGGTCCAGGCGAGCCGGTTCGCCCGGGTGTTCAGCTCGACGAAGGAGAGGTGCTCCTCGCCGTGCACCAAGGCGGTCTCATCGGGGCGGGTACGCGCCTCGTCCTCGAAGTACCCGTGCACGGGCCGCCGGTCGGTGTAAGCGGTGGTCCCGCCACTCCATTCTCGGACGACGCGCTCGCACTCATCGCCGACCGGGACGCCGACCGAGGACGGAGGCACGTCGAGGCCACCGGAGGCGGCGAAGTCGTCCAGGATCCGCGCCAGCCAGCCCGCGACCCGTTCCGCGAAGGCGCGGTCGAAGACGTCCTCGCGGTAGTCGACCCGGAACCGCAGCCCCTTGCCAGGGGTGCAGAGCAGCGACAACGGGTAGTGCGTGGCGTCGAATCCCCCTGACCCGACGAGTAGCGCTCCGCCGAATCCGACGGCGCCCTCGCCTACGGGGTAGTTCTCGAAGGCGGTCGTGGTGTCGAAGAGCGTGGCCGATCCGCTGATGCGCTGGATCTCACCGAGGCCGACATGGTGGGCGTCCAGAAGGTCGATCTGCTCCTCCTGAACGCGCCGCAGCAGCCCGCCGAGGGTCTCGCCGCCCCGTAAGGCCACCCGTACCGGAAGGGTGTTGATGAACAGGCCGACCATGCCTTCCACGCCGTCGACCGGAGCGTCGCGCCCCGACACCGTCGTACCGAAGACGAGGTCGTCTCGGCCGGTGAGCCGCCGCAACACCAGTGCCCAGGCCACCTGCACCAGGGTGCTCAGAGTCGCGCCGTGGCGATGAGCCTGCTCCTCGAGGGCTCGGGTCACGTCCTCCGGCAGTGCGCGGCCGACGGTCGCGGGCGGAGCGGCGGCTCCGCGGCTCACGGCCGGAGCCACCAATGTCGGCCCGTCGAGGTCCGCCAGGGCGTCCGCCCAGGCGCTCCTCGCATCCGTGAAGTCCTCTTCCGCCAACCAGTCGAGGAAGTCCCGGTAAGGGGGTGCGGGGTCCGGCTCGGTGTCGACCGGGCTTCGGTGGAGGGCGAACAGTTCCTCCACGAGCAGCGCGGTCGACCATCCGTCCAGGATGATGTGGTGGTTCGTCATCGCCAGTCGCCAGCACGTGTCCGAGACCCGGACGAGCAGAAATCTGATCAGCGGCGGGCGGGCCAGGTCGAACCCGCGCAGGCGCTCCTCGATCAGCAGAGCGGCGACGTCGCTCTTTCTGCCGTCCACGGACCGCCAGGGTGCCTCGGTCGGCGGCGCGATGAACTGGACCGGGTCACCCGCTTCGCCGAGCCGGAATCCGGCCCGCAGACCGTCGTGGCGGAGCAGCAGCGTGTCGCAGGCGCGGCGCAACTCCGAAACGTCGAGCTCCCCCTCGAAGTCGAGCGTGAGCTGGGTGATGTAGACGTCCGGGTCGTCACTCCGGCAGGAATCGAACTTGGCGTGGAAGAAGAAACCCATCTGAAGCGGAGCGAGCGAATACCCCGCGACGCGATGCGACTCTGTCCATTCGTCCCCCGCCATACCGGCCCGATCCCCTCGACTCCACCGCATCACCGCCCGACTTCGCGCGTGGAAATCCCCGTTCCCCTCCGCGCGGGCAAGGCACCCTCTCATTCGAGCAGCGGCCTTTCAAGGGCGGACCGATCCTGCCCGGTCTCCGGCGGACTCGTTCCGTGGTCTCCTCCTTCGATCCGGTCCCGGACACGGAGCGGACTCACCATGTCCCGGGCGAGCACCGGGCGCCGAGGCGCGAGCATGGACGTATGGCTGACACCTTCACCACACGGACCATCGACGTGACCACCGGCTCCCGGGAGACCGTCCACGACCTGACCGCCGCCTGCGAGTCCTTCCTGCGGGACGTGGCCGCCGGGCGGGACGGGCTCCTCAACGTCTTCACGCCGCATGCGACCGCGGGCCTGGCGATCATCGAGACCGGCGCGGGCAGTGACCACGACCTGCTGTCCGCCCTCCACCAGCTCCTCCCGGCCGACGACCGCTGGCAGCATCGGCACGGCTCCCCCGGGCACGGCCGTGACCATGTGCTCCCGGCCATCGTCCCGCCCCACGTCACACTCCCGGTCATCGACGGCATCCTGGAGCTGGGTACCTGGCAGTCCGTCGTCCTCGTGGATACGAATCGGGACAACCCGGAGCGTCAGGTCCGACTGTCGTTTCTCGGATAGCCCTGCTGCGGTCAGGGCTGTGGGAGGCCATGGCCGGGTCGGAGCCGGCGGTATGGCCCGCAGGTCGCCACAGCCCTTCGGAGGGGTACCCAGGGCCACGCCCAGGACGGGCTCGTGGTCCGGTACCCGTCGGCGACGGACAGGACCGGACCGGCCGCGGGCACGTGGCCGGGCGCCGTGCCCGCGGAGTTGCCGGAGACGCAAACGGATGTGCGAATGTCAGTCGCGCGTGATAGTCACTACCTCCACGAGGGAGTGATCGTTTGCCTCCCCGTGCGAGATACCAAGGGGTGGGGGACAGTGGCATTGCTCCGTGACAGGGGGCTCAACCTGGGACGATGGACCGGTCGGCCCGGGGCGCGGCTGGAGAAGGGTTCCGGGCGTCCGGACGTGGCACGGGTGCGCCAGGCTGCCGCCGCAGCGGACTGGACCGCCGTGCGGGGCCTGTTGGAGGCGCGACCGGAGAGCCAGGACCGTACGGGGCTCTTGTGGGCCGTCGGCGACACGTCCGGCGTCGAGCGGTGGATCGGCGACGTGCTGAAGACGGAGCCCGAGTCGGCGCTGGCGCTGACCGTCGCGGGCATCCGTTACGTCAGCTGGGGCTGGGAGGCCCGGACCTCGGCACTCGCGAAGAACGTCTCGCGTGAGCAGTTCGAAGTCTTCCACTCCCGGCTGCGCCAGGCCGAGGAGTGGCTGTACCGGGCTGCCGAGCTCGAACCGGGCTGGACCTCGCCCTGGTACGTCCTCCAGGTCACCGGCCGTGGCCTGCAGGTCGGGCAGGCCACGGCGCGCCGCCGGTTCGATGCGGCCGTGCGCCGGGACCCTCACCACCTGGGGGCGCACACGCAACAGTTGCAGCAGATCTGCGAGAAGTGGGGCGGGTCGCACGAGGAGATGCACGCGTTCGCCCGCGAGTCGGTGTTCAAGGCTCCTGGCGGCACGCCGCTCGGCCAGCTGGTGCCGGACGCGCACATCGAGGAGTGGCTGTCGCTCGACTCGGGCCCTGACGCCACCTACATGCGCCGGCGCGAGGTGGTGGAGTCACTGAGGCAGGCGGCGGACCACTCGTACCGGCATCCGGACTTCGTACACGAGGGTTCCTGGCTGGGGCTGCTGAACAGCTTCGCGATGGCGTTCTCACTGGCCGGGGACCGGGCCTGCGCGCGGGAGTGCTTCCAGGCCACGCAGGGGCGCGTCACGGAGTCCCCGTGGGAGTACCTGAACGGCTCCGATCCCGTCGCGGCCTACCGCAAGCACCGCTCGGCCGCCGGGCGCTGACCCGCAAGGCGTGCAAGCCGAGACGAGCCCCGCACCCTCCCCTGCTCCCCTCTTTGCCCGACTTCCCGTCCGTGCCGCTCGCCGGCGCGGACGCACCAGTGAAGGATTCCGTCCGGTGTCCCCTTCCGAGACCGCCCACACGTTCCAGGTCGACCTGCGCGGTCTGGTCGACCTGCTCTCCCACCACCTCTACTCGAGCCCCCGCGTCTATCTGCGCGAGCTGCTGCAGAACGCCGTGGACGCGATCACGGCCCGTCAGGCCATCGCCCCTGACGCACCCGGCGCGATCACCGTACGCACCGGTGACACGCTCACCGTCACTGACACCGGTATCGGGCTGACCGAGGCCGACGTCCACCGCTTCCTCGCCACCATCGGTCGCAGCTCCAAGCGGACCGCCGAAGGCGCCTTGGACGGTGTCGGACTGGAGTCCGCCCGCGGCGAGTTCATCGGCCAGTTCGGCATCGGTCTGCTTGCGTGCTTCGTCGTCGCCGACGAGATCACCGTGCTCAGCCGGTCAGCCGCCGACCCAGCGGCGCCCGCGGTCGAGTGGCGCGGCCACTCCGACGGCCGGTACACGATCCGTACGCTGCCGTCCTCGGCCGTGCCTGAGCCCGGCACCACCGTGCGGCTCGTCCCCCGGGCCGACAACGCCGAGTGGACGAGTCCGCAGCGGGTCGTCGATCTGGCCCGGCACTACGGCAGCCTGCTGCGACACGAGGTCACTGTCGTGGACTCGCACGGCGAGAAGGTGCGGATCAACGACACGCCGCCGTGGGAGCAGACCCACCGCTCCCCACTCGCGCGCCGCGAGGCCATGACCGCCTACTGCCGCGACCGGTTCGACTTCACCCCGCTCGACACCATCGAGCTGGACCTTCCGGCGGCAGGGCTGCGCGGTGTCGCGTATGTGCTGCCGACGGCCGTGAGTCCGGCGCAGCGCGCCGGTCACCGGGTGCACCTGAAGGGCATGCTGCTCACCGATCAGGCGCCCGAACTGCTGCCGGACTGGGCGTTCTTCGTGCGCTGCGTGGTCGACAC
This DNA window, taken from Streptomyces sp. SCSIO 30461, encodes the following:
- a CDS encoding FUSC family protein; this translates as MLKRVFVAPDPGLLRLRSALRAVLGVASAVAACALTGHPLPAVLTGGLAAMLALFTVTDTAIPGQALTTALLPVVGVPVLVLAAELHGQPLARDMAFLAVAGAAVYVRRWGARGHALGVFAFMMFFVAQFLGTLPAQLPGLCSAIALALIAASTVRFGVWCYERRMPPPAVAFPPGGRGLERPTTRQAAQVVAAGAFALTVGQLLSQDRWYWAVGAAWWIFVNTASRGETLVRGFRRILGTVLGVAAGLFVAVPVQGAVIPTAVLVAMCVFGIFYSAPVSYSWMMLSVTVLASLLYGLLGVLEPSLLALRLAETCVGALGALLAVAFVLPITTHTATNAWIRRAVRCVHACTTASMDRLAGDESADPAVHAAELELLLARVRMSLAPLVHPLNPSRARGTRARQVLGLLDDCAREVRGLIAVAADPEASHDARLAAACWRLEAAVHALEEPGAATDGPLAETLAAGGRTHPGAEAVLMHLHGLEKALAGLADPLRSSPRSPLMPA
- a CDS encoding Lrp/AsnC family transcriptional regulator yields the protein MAVDELDTRILRLLIEQPRTSVREYARILGIARGTLQARIDRLERDGVIMGSGPFLSPTALGHPVLAFVHIEVTQGHLDEVGDELAQVPEIVEAFSITGGGDLLTRVVARDNGHLEDVIQRLINMPGVVRTRTEMALRERVPQRLLPLVESVGRAARAPH
- a CDS encoding protein phosphatase, with amino-acid sequence MTEPWNPCDPKVLTLPSGRMVRGRGLRYGLPQGQTPTFAVHLTDHRPPEPLWESLWIPWRDFRLPADPVDALRKLRVAYGRAAGERVEICCGGGVGRTGTALSVFCVFEGMEPREAVTWVRRHHHPRAVEVPWQRRLIRRAFAAEVSGSGRS
- a CDS encoding amino acid adenylation domain-containing protein; translation: MAGDEWTESHRVAGYSLAPLQMGFFFHAKFDSCRSDDPDVYITQLTLDFEGELDVSELRRACDTLLLRHDGLRAGFRLGEAGDPVQFIAPPTEAPWRSVDGRKSDVAALLIEERLRGFDLARPPLIRFLLVRVSDTCWRLAMTNHHIILDGWSTALLVEELFALHRSPVDTEPDPAPPYRDFLDWLAEEDFTDARSAWADALADLDGPTLVAPAVSRGAAAPPATVGRALPEDVTRALEEQAHRHGATLSTLVQVAWALVLRRLTGRDDLVFGTTVSGRDAPVDGVEGMVGLFINTLPVRVALRGGETLGGLLRRVQEEQIDLLDAHHVGLGEIQRISGSATLFDTTTAFENYPVGEGAVGFGGALLVGSGGFDATHYPLSLLCTPGKGLRFRVDYREDVFDRAFAERVAGWLARILDDFAASGGLDVPPSSVGVPVGDECERVVREWSGGTTAYTDRRPVHGYFEDEARTRPDETALVHGEEHLSFVELNTRANRLAWTLLAQGIGPEDRVGVLLDRSVASVVAVLAVLKSGAACLPVDAGDPAVRVARIIDTARARALITTKTVYARLGTTAPRVVPVEVDEATGSPCGTGTDGKGAARTDDPTQRDRAVPLLPTHSAYVLHTSGSTGAPKGVVVEHRSLTNLFHSHRTGLFAGHVRATGLAAARVANTAPLAFDASWTGLLALFAGHRLHLLDEPTRRDPAALVSYIGRHRVDLLDTTPTYALELLAHGLLATPESTPATLVLGGEAVPDALWQRIQAEPAVSGHNFYGPTECTVEALTVRMTAAPTPVIGRPLDNVRAYVLDRRLRPVPPGVTGELYIAGAALARGYTAAGPTSERFVACPFGEGIRMYRSGDLVRWRDDGSLEFRGRGDDQVKLRGFRIELGEVEAVLAAHPALAQALVVVREDEPGLRLLVAYVVPHSGAQVAAADLRGFMEAALPAHLVPAAYVSLESLPATANGKRDRRALPAPRRGTLVSRRPQLAATPWERTLCDLFGEVLGVDGVGLDDGFFELGGDSLLATRLMGRVAALLGAELPIRVLFDAPTAAGLAAVTAAVGSAPSAPVDALKPVLTLRAAGESAPLFCVHPVTGLGWSYAGLAAVCDDRPVHAIQVSTAGHGRGRRAKGFTELIDEYVARIRAIQPHGPYHLLGWSLGGNIAHAMACRLQQCGEPTALLALLDSYPAVADGTRGPTAREIADLLRREAGPHVRLDPRDVTEVSCAAEAVAALVEAAPPGRFVGDVLHLTATEGRPAGAPTADDWQRFVTGNVHTRLVGCDHLEMMRSEPLKEVSALLSRALRCAGREDPS
- a CDS encoding secondary thiamine-phosphate synthase enzyme YjbQ, translated to MADTFTTRTIDVTTGSRETVHDLTAACESFLRDVAAGRDGLLNVFTPHATAGLAIIETGAGSDHDLLSALHQLLPADDRWQHRHGSPGHGRDHVLPAIVPPHVTLPVIDGILELGTWQSVVLVDTNRDNPERQVRLSFLG